The following coding sequences are from one Methanosarcina sp. WWM596 window:
- a CDS encoding transcription factor: protein MVDLNDKVIRGYLMSLVGEEGLKMIEGMPEGEVTDEEVAAKTGVLLNTVRRTLFILYENKFAIVVRERDSNSGWLTYLWHLDFSGIEHQLMREKKKLLRNLKTRLEFEENNVFYVCPQSCVRLLFDEATETEFLCPMCGEDLVYYDNSLFVRALKKRVDALSST from the coding sequence TTGGTCGATTTGAATGACAAGGTAATTAGAGGATATCTCATGAGCCTTGTAGGGGAAGAAGGGCTTAAGATGATAGAAGGGATGCCCGAAGGAGAGGTCACTGATGAAGAAGTTGCGGCAAAGACCGGAGTTCTGCTGAATACTGTAAGAAGAACTCTCTTCATACTTTACGAAAATAAATTTGCAATCGTTGTAAGAGAGAGGGATTCAAACAGTGGATGGCTGACTTATCTCTGGCATCTGGACTTTTCCGGCATAGAGCATCAGCTTATGAGGGAAAAGAAAAAACTGCTCAGGAACCTGAAGACTCGCCTTGAATTTGAGGAAAATAATGTGTTTTACGTTTGCCCTCAGAGCTGTGTTCGCCTTCTTTTTGACGAAGCAACTGAAACAGAATTTCTCTGTCCCATGTGCGGGGAAGACCTGGTCTATTATGATAACTCCCTTTTTGTGAGAGCCCTTAAAAAACGCGTTGATGCCTTGAGTTCCACATAA
- the cdhD gene encoding CO dehydrogenase/acetyl-CoA synthase subunit delta → MAKKMKLSDITNMFVGMDVEALEGVTIEGDIEIDLGGLGGGFDPMLAAALGQESAVLAQHFARLAGMFGYPVGFGGAAAPAISPALAAPKLKDLIPAKFDVANIAEWTTEIQEVPIGNTSADGGSRGKRVLVGGEKALPFYFDAPMPNRNQVTIDVFDMRIGLAKAVKENYDEVMDSPGEWAKKNVEKFNADMITIHLISTDPLIKDTPAKEAAKTVEEVLQAVDVPIAIGGSGNPQKDPEVLAKAAEVAEGERCLLASASLNLDYAAIAEAALKYDHDVLSWTQLDMNAQKELNRKLMKQCNVPRDRIIMDPTTAALGYGLDYAYTNMERIRLAALMGDDELTFPMSSGTTNAWGARESWMVGSPLSQDTDWGPREYRGPIWEIVTGLSLAIAGNDLFMMMHPTSVAVLKQITQTLFGSIEAEPVDITNWIGAEV, encoded by the coding sequence ATGGCAAAGAAAATGAAGTTATCAGATATAACAAACATGTTCGTGGGAATGGATGTAGAAGCCCTCGAAGGTGTAACTATAGAAGGGGACATTGAGATTGATCTCGGTGGACTCGGAGGCGGCTTCGACCCCATGCTTGCCGCAGCCCTCGGGCAAGAAAGTGCGGTACTTGCACAGCACTTTGCAAGACTTGCAGGCATGTTTGGTTATCCCGTAGGATTTGGAGGAGCAGCTGCTCCAGCAATTTCTCCTGCTCTGGCAGCCCCGAAACTTAAGGATCTCATTCCTGCAAAGTTCGATGTTGCAAACATCGCAGAATGGACAACTGAGATCCAGGAAGTTCCAATAGGGAACACCTCTGCAGACGGCGGAAGCCGTGGCAAGAGAGTGCTGGTTGGTGGCGAAAAAGCCCTTCCATTCTACTTTGATGCTCCAATGCCGAACAGGAACCAGGTAACAATAGACGTGTTCGACATGAGAATAGGGCTTGCAAAAGCTGTCAAGGAGAACTACGATGAGGTCATGGACAGCCCTGGAGAATGGGCAAAGAAGAACGTTGAAAAGTTCAACGCCGACATGATCACCATCCACCTGATTTCAACCGACCCACTCATTAAGGATACACCTGCCAAGGAAGCAGCCAAGACCGTTGAGGAAGTCCTCCAGGCCGTTGATGTGCCAATAGCAATTGGTGGATCAGGGAACCCACAGAAGGACCCAGAAGTCCTGGCAAAAGCAGCAGAAGTTGCGGAAGGCGAACGCTGTCTCCTTGCATCTGCCAGCCTGAACCTGGACTATGCCGCAATCGCAGAGGCCGCATTAAAGTACGACCACGATGTGCTGTCCTGGACACAGCTGGACATGAACGCCCAGAAGGAGCTTAACAGGAAACTCATGAAGCAGTGCAATGTGCCCAGAGACAGAATCATAATGGACCCAACCACTGCCGCCCTAGGATATGGTCTCGACTACGCTTACACCAACATGGAGCGCATCAGACTTGCAGCTCTTATGGGTGATGACGAACTGACCTTCCCGATGTCTTCAGGGACCACCAACGCATGGGGTGCCCGTGAATCATGGATGGTTGGATCTCCATTGAGTCAGGACACAGACTGGGGCCCAAGAGAGTACAGAGGACCTATCTGGGAAATCGTAACAGGTCTGTCCCTTGCCATTGCAGGAAATGACCTCTTTATGATGATGCACCCAACATCAGTAGCTGTCCTGAAGCAGATCACTCAGACCCTCTTTGGCTCAATAGAGGCAGAACCTGTTGACATCACCAACTGGATCGGAGCGGAGGTGTAA
- the acsC gene encoding acetyl-CoA decarbonylase/synthase complex subunit gamma, which yields MKINSPLEAYKYLPQTNCGECGEPTCMAFASKLIDRSGKTSDCPPLVKEKKYAKKLAELDRLLAPEIRQVTIGVGEKAANIGGDDVLYRHKLTFFNKTKMFFDVSDNMEEDALIERVKKIADFKKFYVGRNLLLDGVAIKATSNDPAKFAAAVKKVAEIGLPMIFCSFNPAVLKAGLEVAKDKNPLLYAANKDNWKEVGELALEYKVPVVVSVFNDLDGLKSLAKTFAEAGIKDIVLDPGTYPSGKGLKDTFTNFLKIRRAGIMGDTEIAYPIMALPLTAWMAGISDPVSASYWETVIASVFTIRYGDIMILHSLEPYAALPEMHLAETIYTDPRTPVSVDGGMYKVGEPDKDSPVFFTTNFALTYYTVESDISANGIVCWLLAVDTDGIGVEAAVAGGQLTSAKVKDAFEKAGFDLKTDTNHNTLIIPGLSARLQGDLEDTLGANVKVGPMDSGRIPGWVEKNWPPK from the coding sequence ATGAAAATAAACAGCCCATTAGAAGCCTACAAGTACCTGCCCCAGACCAACTGTGGAGAATGTGGTGAACCTACATGTATGGCATTTGCCTCCAAGCTGATCGACAGGTCCGGCAAGACATCAGACTGCCCACCTCTGGTTAAGGAAAAGAAGTACGCAAAGAAGCTGGCAGAACTTGACAGGCTACTTGCCCCTGAGATTCGTCAGGTTACCATAGGAGTAGGCGAAAAGGCAGCAAACATCGGTGGAGACGATGTACTGTACCGCCACAAGCTCACATTCTTCAATAAGACAAAGATGTTCTTCGATGTTTCAGACAACATGGAAGAAGATGCCCTTATTGAGAGAGTCAAAAAAATCGCGGACTTCAAGAAGTTCTATGTAGGAAGGAACCTGCTTCTCGACGGTGTGGCAATAAAAGCCACTTCCAACGACCCGGCAAAGTTCGCAGCAGCCGTAAAGAAGGTAGCGGAAATAGGCTTGCCTATGATTTTCTGTTCCTTCAACCCTGCAGTCCTGAAGGCAGGACTTGAGGTTGCAAAGGACAAAAACCCACTGCTCTACGCTGCAAACAAGGACAACTGGAAAGAAGTCGGAGAACTTGCACTTGAATACAAGGTGCCTGTTGTAGTTTCAGTCTTCAATGACCTTGATGGTCTCAAGAGCCTTGCAAAGACTTTCGCAGAGGCAGGCATTAAGGACATTGTACTCGACCCGGGAACCTACCCAAGCGGCAAAGGCCTGAAGGATACCTTCACCAACTTCCTGAAAATCAGGAGAGCAGGCATTATGGGCGACACCGAGATCGCATACCCGATCATGGCTCTCCCGCTCACAGCCTGGATGGCAGGAATTTCAGACCCCGTCAGCGCCTCCTACTGGGAAACCGTTATTGCTTCAGTCTTCACAATCAGGTACGGCGACATTATGATCCTCCACAGCCTGGAGCCATATGCAGCACTGCCTGAAATGCACCTAGCTGAAACAATCTACACCGACCCGAGAACTCCTGTATCCGTGGACGGAGGTATGTACAAGGTTGGAGAACCTGACAAAGACTCTCCGGTATTCTTCACCACCAACTTCGCCCTTACCTACTACACAGTAGAAAGCGATATCTCAGCAAATGGCATCGTATGCTGGCTGCTTGCAGTTGACACCGATGGTATTGGTGTGGAAGCTGCAGTTGCCGGTGGTCAGCTGACTTCCGCCAAGGTAAAGGACGCCTTCGAAAAGGCTGGCTTCGACCTCAAGACCGACACAAACCACAACACCCTTATCATCCCAGGTCTATCAGCCCGTCTGCAGGGTGACCTCGAAGATACACTCGGTGCAAATGTAAAGGTTGGTCCAATGGACTCAGGCCGTATACCTGGCTGGGTCGAGAAGAACTGGCCACCCAAATAA
- a CDS encoding ATP-grasp domain-containing protein — MQNILAIGFDTRNIVCSANRAGYTVCSIDAFRDLDLQKCAYASVLLESRTSSELHQLDPRWIIAKMDAFGLNFDAIVPGSGMEMLDPGSFPCPVLASRPDTVKEASNKLHLAKKLEALGMPHPRCYSPEELDAIEYPVILKPASGGGGIFNRVARNRQELLSALEELSRLDPGFAEEEVVVQEFLEGIPSSVSLLSTNNQALAIAVNEQLIGTPWLSRLPFAYCGNVTPFRTEHAEEMEALAEDLVLELGLLGSNGVDFLVTEKGPVVLEVNPRFQGSLDTIEMAVGINLFESHIGCFRGELPEKPEAKLFAARGILYSDRELFIDRKLMNVILREKSADIPSMRTVTEPDWPLTSLFACASTRDKAVQSLESGAERIKTFIIN; from the coding sequence ATGCAGAATATCCTTGCAATTGGGTTTGATACACGAAACATTGTATGCTCCGCAAACAGGGCAGGTTATACTGTCTGCTCTATAGATGCTTTTCGTGACCTTGACCTGCAGAAATGTGCATATGCATCAGTTCTCCTTGAGTCCAGGACTTCAAGCGAACTCCATCAGCTTGATCCTCGCTGGATAATAGCTAAAATGGACGCCTTCGGGCTTAACTTTGACGCCATCGTACCCGGCTCGGGAATGGAGATGCTGGACCCTGGCAGTTTCCCCTGCCCTGTACTGGCCAGCCGTCCCGACACCGTTAAGGAAGCCTCAAACAAACTACACCTTGCAAAAAAACTTGAAGCCCTGGGGATGCCACACCCTCGCTGTTATTCTCCGGAAGAACTGGATGCTATCGAATACCCAGTTATTCTCAAACCTGCCTCAGGGGGAGGAGGAATCTTTAACAGGGTTGCAAGGAACAGGCAGGAACTGCTGTCAGCTTTAGAAGAATTATCCAGGCTGGACCCGGGATTCGCAGAAGAGGAGGTTGTAGTTCAGGAGTTTCTGGAAGGAATTCCTTCAAGCGTTTCTTTGCTTTCCACAAACAATCAAGCCCTGGCAATTGCTGTAAATGAACAATTGATAGGGACGCCCTGGCTCTCGAGGCTGCCTTTTGCCTACTGCGGAAACGTAACTCCTTTCAGGACGGAACACGCAGAGGAGATGGAAGCCCTTGCTGAAGACCTGGTGCTCGAACTCGGGCTCCTGGGCTCAAATGGGGTGGATTTCCTGGTCACGGAAAAGGGACCTGTAGTGCTGGAAGTAAACCCAAGGTTCCAGGGCAGCCTGGATACCATAGAGATGGCAGTGGGAATTAACCTTTTTGAATCCCATATTGGCTGCTTCAGGGGGGAACTTCCTGAAAAACCAGAAGCAAAATTATTTGCTGCAAGAGGGATTCTTTACTCGGATCGAGAACTTTTTATAGACAGAAAGCTCATGAACGTCATTCTCAGGGAAAAAAGCGCTGATATTCCTTCCATGAGAACCGTTACCGAGCCTGACTGGCCCCTTACCTCCCTGTTTGCATGCGCTTCAACAAGAGACAAGGCAGTCCAATCTCTTGAAAGTGGGGCAGAGAGGATAAAGACTTTTATTATAAACTGA
- a CDS encoding 60S ribosomal export protein NMD3 has product MNSITCPKCGKECDKLFDSVCRDCFLEAIKLIELPLVLHLRICSSCGAYFHKSRWENIGNIEEVVLKAVENALFIHNEAEDVELGLEPREVTPYIYMVRAEIDAVVRGEPVHAEAETEVRVQRTACDMCSRESGGYFEAILQIRATGRFPTEEERRRCSSIARESMESMKKKGDRLAFISEALELKEGIDLYMGSMNASRQVCRLIVNELGGSFSESPTLVGMKDGKNIYRITFAMRLPEFRPGDVIRFRGRIIQIRSSGKKVNGVSLEDGSRFISTPEELKGAEKIANIGDAVYTVLVSIEENAILVLDPQTYETVAIKKPMSFSAEAGNEIPVLKTEYGIFALAHSDVPQEK; this is encoded by the coding sequence ATGAATTCAATCACATGCCCGAAATGCGGCAAAGAATGCGATAAACTTTTTGATTCCGTTTGCAGGGACTGTTTCCTTGAAGCCATCAAGCTAATTGAACTACCCCTTGTACTCCACTTAAGGATCTGTTCCAGCTGTGGAGCGTACTTCCACAAGAGCCGCTGGGAAAATATCGGCAATATAGAAGAAGTGGTGCTGAAAGCCGTAGAAAATGCCCTTTTTATCCACAATGAAGCCGAAGATGTGGAACTCGGCCTTGAACCAAGAGAAGTTACGCCTTATATATATATGGTGAGGGCCGAAATAGATGCAGTTGTAAGAGGAGAGCCAGTCCATGCCGAAGCTGAGACCGAAGTAAGGGTTCAGCGGACAGCCTGCGATATGTGCAGCCGTGAATCCGGGGGATACTTTGAAGCAATTCTCCAGATAAGGGCAACAGGCAGGTTCCCGACTGAAGAGGAAAGGAGGCGCTGCTCTTCTATTGCCAGGGAATCCATGGAAAGCATGAAAAAGAAAGGCGACCGTCTAGCCTTTATAAGCGAAGCCCTTGAACTGAAAGAGGGAATCGACCTCTACATGGGTTCCATGAACGCCAGCAGGCAGGTCTGCAGGCTGATCGTTAACGAGCTTGGAGGCAGTTTTTCCGAGTCTCCTACCCTTGTTGGAATGAAAGATGGGAAAAACATCTACAGAATTACTTTCGCCATGCGCCTTCCGGAGTTCAGGCCAGGGGATGTGATAAGGTTCAGAGGAAGAATTATCCAGATAAGAAGCTCAGGCAAGAAGGTCAACGGGGTCAGCCTTGAAGACGGCTCCCGGTTTATCTCAACCCCTGAAGAACTCAAAGGTGCAGAAAAAATTGCAAATATTGGGGATGCAGTTTATACAGTTCTGGTTTCAATCGAAGAAAATGCAATTCTTGTGCTTGACCCTCAGACCTATGAAACTGTTGCAATAAAAAAGCCGATGTCTTTTAGCGCAGAAGCAGGAAATGAAATCCCGGTTCTGAAAACCGAATATGGAATCTTTGCGCTGGCACACTCCGATGTTCCGCAGGAAAAATAA